One part of the Bacteroidia bacterium genome encodes these proteins:
- a CDS encoding TonB-dependent receptor, whose product MKRNRLLSLALVFMLFTSAYGQGTVSGTVLNEEGDALEGATVVVQGTTIGTLTNAQGKYVVNLPENSKVLVFTYVGYETQEITIDGRSVIDINMTESLQIDEVIITGYGTQIKRDLTGNIAKISGQDIENIPVTSFESALQGRAAGVLVSQQNGKLGQGINMRIRGSASVTASNEPLYVIDGVVITSASQSSLNAPTNPLADINFNDIESIEILKDASAAAIYGSRASNGVVILTTKKGKAGKTRFNVDYKQGFSEPTNNREWLSGPEYLDLWQEAFDNSDFNDGNGLVFGLTADEWRDRRIPGWRDGNDTDWEQEAFQEDAGFQEINLSASGGSDKSSFFISTSYLDQSGILIYNNFDRFSGRLNLDHKASRNVKIGMNMNFARTRNDRLPNDNSFSTPLQLIALPSAQPVVDPETGDFFERTVYFNGKLYENNTSFQARVFRTIGNFYADWQVLPGLSLRSEFGVDFLSQNEEQYFSSAVARNTGEPNGLGRNNFTHTLNFTFNNFATYNASFGESDLNLVGGMSFQESNTEFARVEGRNFPNDEFQKLASAAEIFGGTSTGTIFNIVSYFARANYKFGDKYLLSLAGRVDGDSRFGNDERYGFFPAASLGWILSEENFLTDNSLISFLKLRASYGITGNTPTTNFPSRGLWGGGAAFAGNSGINPTQSPNPNLKWETTTQTDIGLDFGLFKGRINGEIDYYIKNTTDLLLNVNVPSTTGFLSQLRNVGELENKGWEFVLNTENLVGKFRWTTSINFARNQNLITNLDDQVIEGGFINRAVEGQAIGVFFAPEYAGVDPATGDALFFLNTMDDNGNVIDETSTTNNINEAERVVVGDPNPDFIYGINNTFSFAGFDLNIFLQGVSGNQIYNGGGVFQMDGFGWFDNQDRRVLDRWQNPGDVTDIPEVRFLNGASESSRFIDDGSYLRLKTVSIGYQLPSDFTQKLRMNRVRIYATGQNLMTFTDYQGWDPEVNADFVAGNIGLGNDFYSAPQSKTIIFGINIGF is encoded by the coding sequence ATGAAGAGAAATAGACTCTTATCTCTTGCCCTGGTTTTTATGCTGTTCACCTCAGCATATGGACAAGGGACAGTGTCTGGAACCGTCCTGAATGAGGAAGGTGATGCACTGGAAGGAGCAACTGTCGTTGTTCAAGGAACAACGATTGGCACACTCACTAACGCTCAGGGTAAATACGTGGTGAATTTACCCGAAAATTCGAAAGTACTTGTTTTTACCTATGTTGGCTACGAAACACAGGAAATTACCATTGACGGTAGATCGGTCATTGATATCAACATGACCGAGAGTCTGCAAATTGATGAAGTAATTATTACAGGATACGGAACTCAGATAAAGCGAGACCTTACGGGGAATATCGCTAAAATCTCCGGTCAGGATATCGAAAATATACCTGTAACCAGTTTCGAGTCGGCTTTGCAAGGAAGAGCTGCTGGTGTGTTGGTTTCTCAGCAAAACGGGAAACTGGGCCAGGGAATCAATATGCGAATCCGTGGATCTGCCTCTGTAACAGCTAGTAATGAACCTCTTTATGTGATTGATGGGGTTGTAATTACTTCTGCCAGTCAATCCAGCCTGAATGCACCGACGAATCCTTTGGCGGATATTAATTTCAATGATATTGAATCGATTGAAATCCTCAAGGATGCCTCTGCTGCTGCAATTTATGGTTCACGTGCTTCCAATGGTGTTGTGATCCTTACTACCAAAAAAGGGAAAGCTGGAAAAACCCGCTTTAATGTAGATTATAAGCAGGGCTTTAGTGAGCCGACTAATAACCGGGAATGGTTGAGCGGACCTGAATACCTGGATTTATGGCAAGAAGCCTTTGACAATTCTGATTTCAATGATGGAAACGGTCTTGTATTTGGTTTGACCGCTGATGAGTGGAGAGACCGCCGTATCCCTGGTTGGAGAGATGGCAATGATACAGATTGGGAGCAGGAAGCTTTCCAGGAAGACGCAGGTTTTCAGGAAATTAACCTGAGTGCAAGTGGAGGCTCGGATAAATCCAGTTTCTTTATCAGTACTTCTTATCTCGATCAGTCAGGTATCCTCATTTACAACAACTTCGACCGTTTCAGTGGACGCTTGAATCTGGATCACAAAGCTTCCAGAAATGTGAAGATCGGAATGAACATGAATTTCGCCCGCACAAGAAACGACAGATTACCTAATGACAACTCCTTTTCAACTCCTCTTCAATTGATTGCTCTTCCATCAGCCCAGCCGGTGGTTGATCCGGAAACAGGAGATTTTTTCGAAAGAACGGTTTACTTCAACGGTAAACTTTATGAAAATAATACCAGCTTTCAAGCAAGAGTTTTCCGTACGATCGGAAACTTCTATGCGGATTGGCAAGTGTTACCAGGACTCTCTTTAAGATCGGAATTTGGGGTTGACTTCCTTTCACAAAATGAGGAGCAATACTTCAGTAGTGCAGTTGCCAGAAATACTGGTGAACCTAATGGATTGGGAAGAAATAACTTTACCCATACCCTCAATTTCACTTTCAACAACTTTGCGACCTATAATGCAAGCTTTGGGGAGAGTGATCTGAATTTGGTAGGGGGAATGAGTTTCCAGGAATCTAATACAGAATTTGCTCGTGTAGAAGGCCGTAACTTCCCTAATGATGAGTTCCAAAAACTGGCCAGTGCCGCTGAAATATTTGGAGGTACTTCCACTGGAACCATCTTTAATATTGTTTCCTATTTCGCACGTGCCAACTACAAATTTGGGGATAAATACCTGCTTTCTCTTGCAGGTCGTGTGGATGGCGATTCACGTTTTGGAAATGACGAAAGGTATGGATTCTTCCCAGCAGCTTCTTTAGGCTGGATTCTTTCAGAAGAAAATTTCCTTACAGACAATTCCCTTATCTCATTCTTGAAATTGAGAGCTAGCTACGGTATCACGGGTAATACGCCAACCACCAACTTCCCATCCCGAGGATTATGGGGTGGGGGAGCGGCTTTCGCCGGGAACTCAGGTATCAACCCTACACAATCTCCTAACCCCAATCTGAAGTGGGAAACAACTACACAGACAGACATTGGGCTGGACTTTGGTTTGTTCAAAGGAAGAATTAATGGTGAAATTGATTATTACATCAAAAACACCACAGACCTTCTTCTCAATGTAAACGTTCCTTCCACAACTGGATTCCTTTCTCAGCTGAGAAACGTTGGAGAATTGGAAAATAAGGGATGGGAATTTGTATTGAATACCGAAAACCTTGTTGGCAAATTTCGTTGGACTACCAGCATCAACTTTGCCAGAAACCAGAACCTCATTACCAATCTGGATGATCAGGTTATCGAAGGAGGTTTCATCAACCGTGCAGTAGAAGGTCAGGCAATCGGAGTATTCTTTGCACCTGAATATGCAGGCGTAGATCCTGCCACAGGAGATGCTCTTTTCTTCCTGAACACTATGGACGATAATGGAAATGTAATTGATGAAACTAGTACGACTAACAATATCAATGAAGCCGAACGTGTAGTTGTTGGAGATCCTAATCCTGACTTCATATACGGAATCAATAATACCTTCTCATTTGCTGGCTTTGACCTCAATATCTTCCTTCAGGGAGTTTCAGGAAACCAGATTTACAATGGCGGTGGAGTATTCCAGATGGATGGATTTGGTTGGTTTGACAACCAGGACAGAAGAGTTTTGGACCGCTGGCAGAATCCCGGAGATGTAACAGACATCCCAGAGGTTCGCTTCCTGAATGGAGCGAGTGAGTCTTCCAGATTTATCGATGATGGTTCTTATCTGCGTCTCAAAACAGTAAGCATTGGTTACCAATTGCCTTCAGATTTTACGCAAAAACTCCGCATGAACAGAGTACGCATCTATGCTACTGGTCAAAACCTAATGACATTCACCGATTATCAGGGTTGGGATCCAGAAGTAAATGCTGACTTTGTTGCCGGTAATATCGGATTGGGGAATGATTTCTACTCTGCTCCTCAGTCCAAGACAATCATCTTTGGTATTAACATCGGATTTTAA
- a CDS encoding serine hydrolase, producing MRTFSPLIILLVFLLSCEEERVPLLESMMKERGGVVSEVYQDAEKFRLQIQYTQINRDAENQPSFHSHSFRLNKDEYFYPASTVKFPAAVLALEKLKQLNIDGLDRETSLRIDSVYSGQSQVVADSSAQNYLPSIGNYIKKVMVVSDNDAFNRLYEFLGQEALNQALWDKGLLDTKISHRLSIALSEAENQHTNPFTFYEEEKEIYREEGKISQLSFLDGESLLLGKGEMRGGERINQAKDFASKNRFPIEDQQRLLKSVFFPNSVMGSLGFDLSEEDRQFLWKYMSILPRESRYPSYPDSSYYYDSYVKFFMFGDNQEKIPDHIRVFNKVGVAYGFLTDNAYIIDLEKGIEFMLTATIFVNENQIFNDDTYEYEEIGFPFLAELGRMIYEFEEKRQKKHRADLKNFRMIYN from the coding sequence ATGAGAACCTTTAGTCCCCTGATAATCCTCCTGGTCTTTCTTTTGAGTTGTGAAGAAGAGAGAGTGCCTTTATTGGAAAGTATGATGAAAGAAAGGGGAGGGGTGGTAAGCGAAGTATATCAAGATGCGGAGAAATTTCGTCTCCAAATCCAGTATACCCAAATTAATCGGGATGCAGAAAATCAACCTTCCTTTCATAGCCATTCCTTTAGATTAAACAAAGATGAGTATTTCTATCCAGCCAGCACTGTTAAGTTTCCGGCGGCAGTGCTAGCACTTGAAAAGTTGAAGCAACTCAATATAGACGGTCTGGATCGTGAAACTTCACTTAGGATTGATAGTGTGTATTCAGGACAAAGTCAGGTAGTGGCAGATAGCAGCGCTCAAAATTATCTTCCTTCTATCGGAAATTATATCAAAAAGGTGATGGTGGTAAGTGATAATGATGCCTTCAACCGGCTATATGAATTTCTAGGCCAGGAAGCTCTCAATCAAGCTTTATGGGATAAAGGTCTATTGGATACGAAAATTAGCCACCGTCTATCGATTGCCTTGAGCGAAGCTGAAAATCAGCATACAAATCCATTTACCTTTTATGAGGAAGAGAAGGAAATATATAGGGAAGAAGGCAAGATCAGCCAATTATCTTTCTTAGATGGAGAAAGCCTCTTATTAGGAAAAGGAGAGATGCGTGGAGGGGAAAGGATAAACCAAGCCAAAGATTTCGCTAGCAAAAATCGTTTCCCAATAGAAGATCAACAAAGGCTTTTGAAGTCTGTATTTTTTCCTAACAGTGTTATGGGGAGTTTAGGATTTGACTTGTCAGAAGAGGATCGTCAATTTCTGTGGAAATATATGTCTATCCTTCCCAGGGAGAGTAGATATCCCTCCTATCCAGATAGCAGTTATTATTATGACTCATATGTGAAGTTTTTCATGTTTGGGGATAATCAGGAAAAAATACCGGATCATATCCGGGTGTTTAATAAAGTAGGAGTAGCCTATGGATTTCTTACGGACAATGCCTACATCATTGATTTGGAAAAGGGGATAGAGTTCATGCTTACGGCGACGATTTTTGTGAATGAGAACCAAATCTTTAATGATGATACCTATGAATATGAGGAAATTGGCTTTCCATTTTTGGCAGAATTAGGAAGAATGATTTATGAATTTGAAGAAAAAAGACAGAAAAAGCATAGAGCTGATTTGAAAAATTTCAGAATGATATATAATTGA
- a CDS encoding peptidoglycan recognition family protein, translating into MIRKNKISYLILCLFLLLGCREERKKPQEKTARLEIIDKPIQFDSLRKALSLEYLKDHHGLIQKEPMIIPRIIVVHHTVIPSLEKTFAAFDPPTLPGNRAYIQKSSSLNVSSQFSIDQDGKIYRFLPDTTFARHVIGLNYCSIGIENVGGSQELPLNKEQMESNIQLIRYLVARYPIEYVIGHHEYQEFIGHPLWKESDPNYLTDKNDPGEEFMSGIRAALADLKLKGLPKKPI; encoded by the coding sequence ATGATTCGAAAAAATAAGATAAGCTACCTGATCCTTTGTCTTTTTCTCTTGCTCGGCTGCCGGGAAGAAAGAAAAAAGCCCCAGGAAAAAACTGCGAGACTGGAAATCATAGATAAACCCATTCAATTTGACAGCTTGAGGAAAGCACTCTCCCTTGAGTACCTCAAAGATCATCATGGACTCATTCAAAAGGAGCCTATGATTATTCCCAGGATCATCGTAGTCCATCATACGGTTATTCCCAGTCTGGAGAAAACATTTGCTGCCTTCGATCCTCCTACCCTCCCCGGAAATCGAGCTTATATCCAAAAGAGTTCGTCCCTCAATGTTTCCTCCCAATTCTCCATTGATCAAGACGGGAAAATCTACCGTTTTCTTCCAGATACGACTTTCGCCCGCCATGTCATTGGCCTCAATTATTGTTCTATCGGGATAGAAAATGTAGGCGGAAGCCAGGAATTGCCTTTAAACAAGGAACAAATGGAATCAAATATTCAACTGATCCGCTATTTGGTAGCAAGGTATCCCATTGAGTATGTAATCGGTCATCATGAATACCAGGAGTTTATAGGTCATCCCCTCTGGAAAGAAAGTGATCCCAACTACCTGACAGATAAAAATGATCCGGGAGAAGAGTTTATGTCGGGAATCAGAGCCGCTTTAGCTGATTTGAAACTAAAAGGCCTGCCTAAAAAACCTATATAG
- a CDS encoding metallophosphoesterase, translating into MSNKTILNKQNLIFIFSFLFVFTTFACAQKVRVPIVHSNMEKKGGKLQVKAGDRVFVERVTNSSLNLNNMRGNPTGTESGILLDFADTTFSGKVFYGLLPYHDSKHPMPIYRRQLAVEKGKVELVLARSFEGRYDMIDWVTKGYGTLGYRVISADGETLYDGIVGFKKDDNGFGLDATIIEGPFVNILTENSATISYETLEKEKTYVEINGQKFEDSKASTHHEIVVSGLEANKEYEYKVFYGSMNQAYTLKTAPKPGSRTPFTFAYASDSRSGNGGGERDIYGANSYIMKKIMALAKMKEISFMQFSGDLINGYLSDKGMMDLQYANWKRAIEPFAHYFPVYVSMGNHEAFVRVFAEGERGFGLMVDRFPYETESAEAIFSNHFVLPTNGPESEDGAVYDPEEAKVNFPSYQENVFYYIHDNVAVIVLNSDYWYAPTTQALSVTSGGMHGYLMDQQIAWLKSTMESLEANENVDHIFVTQHTPAFPNGGHTQDDMWYKGNNQMRPFVAGKPVAKGIIERRDEYLDILVNKSEKVIAILTGDEHNYARTELSDKTQIYLPDYLGDKISLSRTIYQINNGAAGAPYYAQEETPWTPMVSGFTTQHALVFFHINGKSVEMEVINPDTLEPVDKLKLR; encoded by the coding sequence ATGTCAAATAAAACCATCTTGAATAAGCAAAACCTCATCTTCATTTTCAGTTTTTTGTTTGTGTTTACCACTTTCGCCTGCGCACAAAAAGTGCGGGTTCCAATTGTCCATAGCAATATGGAAAAGAAAGGCGGCAAACTACAGGTAAAGGCTGGAGATCGCGTCTTTGTTGAAAGAGTTACAAATTCCAGCCTTAATCTCAACAATATGCGCGGGAATCCCACAGGTACAGAGAGTGGGATATTACTCGATTTTGCAGATACAACTTTTAGCGGAAAAGTATTCTACGGATTGCTGCCGTATCATGACTCAAAACACCCCATGCCTATTTATCGCAGACAGTTGGCGGTAGAAAAAGGAAAAGTCGAGCTGGTTTTGGCCAGAAGTTTCGAAGGAAGGTATGATATGATTGATTGGGTAACAAAAGGATATGGCACCCTGGGATATCGAGTTATTTCAGCAGATGGTGAGACTTTGTATGATGGAATAGTTGGATTCAAAAAAGACGATAATGGTTTTGGCCTGGATGCTACCATCATTGAAGGACCTTTCGTCAACATCCTTACAGAAAACTCAGCTACGATCTCTTATGAAACCCTTGAAAAGGAAAAGACTTATGTAGAGATCAACGGGCAAAAGTTTGAAGATAGTAAAGCAAGCACTCATCATGAGATTGTAGTAAGTGGATTGGAAGCCAATAAGGAATACGAATACAAGGTATTCTATGGAAGCATGAATCAGGCTTATACCCTCAAAACAGCTCCCAAACCTGGATCAAGAACCCCATTTACTTTTGCATATGCCAGTGATTCCCGTAGTGGAAATGGAGGAGGAGAAAGAGATATTTATGGTGCCAATAGCTATATCATGAAGAAAATCATGGCTTTGGCAAAAATGAAAGAAATCTCCTTTATGCAATTCTCCGGGGATTTGATCAATGGATATTTGAGCGACAAGGGGATGATGGACCTCCAATATGCAAACTGGAAAAGAGCCATTGAACCTTTTGCTCATTATTTCCCGGTTTATGTAAGCATGGGAAATCACGAAGCTTTTGTTCGTGTGTTTGCTGAAGGTGAAAGAGGATTTGGACTAATGGTTGACAGATTTCCATATGAAACAGAATCTGCTGAAGCCATTTTCTCAAATCACTTCGTACTACCTACAAATGGACCAGAAAGTGAAGATGGTGCGGTCTATGACCCGGAAGAAGCTAAAGTGAATTTCCCAAGTTATCAGGAGAATGTATTCTATTACATCCATGATAATGTGGCCGTAATTGTGCTCAATTCAGACTATTGGTATGCACCAACTACCCAGGCGCTCTCTGTTACAAGTGGGGGTATGCATGGTTATTTGATGGATCAGCAAATTGCCTGGTTGAAAAGCACCATGGAAAGCCTGGAAGCCAATGAAAATGTAGACCACATTTTTGTTACCCAACATACGCCTGCTTTCCCGAATGGAGGACATACACAGGATGATATGTGGTATAAAGGAAATAATCAAATGCGTCCTTTTGTTGCAGGTAAGCCGGTAGCCAAAGGAATTATAGAAAGAAGAGATGAATACCTGGACATCCTGGTAAATAAAAGTGAAAAAGTTATCGCTATCCTGACAGGTGATGAGCACAATTATGCTCGTACTGAATTGAGCGACAAAACTCAAATTTACCTGCCAGATTATCTGGGAGATAAAATCAGCTTATCCAGAACCATTTACCAGATCAATAATGGAGCTGCAGGAGCCCCTTACTATGCCCAGGAAGAAACGCCCTGGACGCCTATGGTGAGCGGCTTTACCACCCAGCATGCGCTTGTTTTCTTCCATATCAATGGAAAAAGCGTTGAAATGGAGGTAATCAATCCAGATACCCTGGAACCTGTAGATAAGCTAAAACTTAGATAA
- a CDS encoding PQQ-dependent sugar dehydrogenase: protein MLRNYSLILISLFSFLLFACEGSKTAEKEDKSPSLPVADDNNGGIQLSDGFGAMVVADTLGIAGHIVVDDEGDLYVKLRRTKNEEGIIALRDSNGDGKMDVQQGFANYNGTGIDLHGNHLYASSDVAIHRYKLTPGELLPDTSSMETLISGFPDQGQHASKPFVFDDNNNIYVNIGAPSNACQEKMRQVGSPGLDPCPQLEYQAGIWRFNANEAGQTQKDNGYRYASGIRNAMALDWNHSSNGLFALQHGRDDLHRLAENLYSEKDNAILPGEEFFQIDQDDDFGWPYCHFDQLKGEKLLNPEYGGDREQQGRCEGIKKPIFAFPGHLAPNDLIFYQGDQFPSKYKNGAFIAFHGSWNRAPEPQGGYFVVFIPMDASGKITGEWEVFAEGFPQVETVESPRDAVYRPVGLAEGPDGSLYISDSRKGRIWRVMYYGSKEV from the coding sequence ATGTTACGGAACTACTCACTAATTCTGATTAGCCTATTTTCCTTCCTGCTATTTGCATGTGAAGGTTCCAAAACTGCTGAAAAAGAAGATAAAAGCCCTTCTCTTCCTGTTGCAGACGACAATAATGGAGGCATTCAGCTTTCAGATGGATTTGGGGCAATGGTCGTGGCAGATACACTCGGGATAGCTGGCCATATTGTGGTCGATGATGAAGGGGATTTATACGTTAAATTGAGAAGGACTAAAAATGAAGAGGGAATCATTGCCTTGAGAGACTCAAATGGCGATGGCAAAATGGATGTCCAACAAGGCTTTGCCAATTACAATGGTACTGGAATAGACTTGCACGGAAATCACCTATATGCTTCTTCTGATGTGGCAATCCATCGATACAAATTGACCCCAGGAGAATTACTTCCGGATACCAGCAGCATGGAGACCTTGATCAGTGGATTCCCCGATCAGGGACAGCATGCTTCCAAGCCCTTTGTATTTGATGACAATAACAATATCTATGTAAATATTGGAGCCCCTTCAAATGCCTGTCAGGAAAAAATGCGTCAGGTAGGCTCTCCCGGCCTTGATCCTTGCCCTCAATTGGAATATCAGGCAGGCATCTGGCGCTTTAATGCAAATGAAGCTGGCCAAACACAAAAGGATAATGGGTATAGATATGCCTCAGGTATCAGAAATGCCATGGCTTTGGACTGGAACCATAGCAGCAATGGCCTCTTTGCTTTGCAGCACGGCCGCGATGATTTACACAGACTGGCGGAAAACCTGTATTCCGAAAAAGACAATGCAATCCTCCCCGGAGAAGAATTTTTCCAGATAGATCAAGACGATGATTTCGGATGGCCATATTGCCATTTTGACCAGTTGAAAGGAGAGAAGCTCCTCAATCCTGAATATGGAGGTGATAGAGAACAACAAGGAAGATGTGAAGGCATCAAAAAGCCTATTTTCGCATTCCCAGGACACTTAGCTCCCAACGACCTGATTTTCTACCAGGGAGACCAATTCCCTTCCAAATACAAAAATGGCGCCTTCATTGCCTTTCATGGTTCATGGAATAGAGCTCCTGAGCCACAAGGGGGATATTTTGTAGTCTTTATTCCTATGGACGCAAGTGGAAAAATCACTGGAGAATGGGAAGTATTTGCAGAAGGATTTCCTCAGGTTGAAACGGTAGAAAGCCCAAGAGATGCCGTTTACCGTCCAGTAGGATTGGCAGAAGGACCTGATGGTTCTCTTTATATAAGTGATTCAAGAAAGGGAAGAATTTGGAGAGTCATGTATTACGGAAGCAAAGAAGTTTAG
- a CDS encoding cytochrome c, with protein sequence MRIFGIFLVLGIIWISCTEEKQAKSDQTQSPKTEVKKEEPKEVDPRFAEGEDNYKTHCMTCHMKDGYGVPNLNPPLAETEWVNGNKDTLISIVLEGRTGEMEVNGEVYNGVMIPHNHLSDQEIATILTYVRASFGNKSSPVMEEEVAGVRAQL encoded by the coding sequence ATGAGAATATTTGGTATATTTCTAGTGCTGGGTATTATTTGGATTTCCTGTACAGAGGAAAAACAAGCCAAATCTGATCAGACACAAAGCCCGAAAACGGAAGTAAAAAAAGAAGAACCGAAAGAGGTAGATCCGAGATTTGCGGAGGGAGAGGATAATTATAAAACACACTGTATGACCTGCCATATGAAGGACGGCTATGGTGTACCAAATCTCAATCCTCCCCTTGCAGAAACCGAATGGGTCAATGGAAATAAAGATACGCTGATCAGTATAGTACTCGAAGGAAGGACGGGTGAAATGGAAGTCAATGGCGAAGTGTACAATGGCGTGATGATCCCACACAATCACTTAAGTGATCAAGAAATAGCTACTATACTAACATATGTCCGGGCAAGCTTTGGGAACAAATCCAGCCCAGTGATGGAAGAGGAGGTTGCCGGGGTCCGGGCGCAATTATAG
- a CDS encoding transporter yields MAQNNKASLSRLEIYDIRKGSREVIYEHKKHFEAPNWSPDGSYLLFNSAGRLYKINLNGRKPEVMNTGFARQCNNDHGISPDGSFILLSNNDLERKTGPSTGGTSRIYQIPIEGGEPKILTPIAASYWHGISPDGKVIAYTASRNGEFDIYITHLNDNEWHDEIRLTDAPGLDDGPDYSPDGRYIYYNSYRNGSMEIWRMDADGSFKTQLTNDEYSNWFPHPSPDGKHLVFISYLKDQGYAHPPMKDVMLRLMDLETGELEVLCSFTGGQGTINVPSWAPDGKRFAFVSYEF; encoded by the coding sequence ATGGCCCAGAATAATAAAGCCAGCCTTTCCCGTTTGGAGATCTATGATATTCGTAAAGGCTCAAGGGAAGTCATTTATGAGCATAAAAAGCATTTTGAGGCTCCGAACTGGAGCCCCGATGGCTCCTATCTCTTATTCAATAGTGCGGGAAGGCTGTACAAAATCAATTTAAATGGGCGAAAGCCCGAGGTAATGAATACGGGTTTCGCCCGACAATGCAATAATGATCATGGCATCTCCCCGGATGGATCATTCATTCTCCTCAGCAATAATGACCTGGAAAGAAAAACGGGACCAAGTACCGGAGGGACATCTCGGATATACCAGATTCCTATAGAAGGGGGCGAACCCAAGATTCTCACCCCTATAGCCGCTTCCTATTGGCATGGGATTTCTCCTGATGGGAAGGTGATTGCTTATACTGCTTCCAGAAATGGAGAGTTTGATATCTACATCACCCATTTAAACGATAATGAATGGCATGATGAAATCCGTTTGACCGATGCACCAGGTCTGGACGATGGGCCGGACTATTCTCCAGATGGCCGATATATATACTACAATTCCTATCGGAACGGGAGCATGGAAATATGGCGTATGGATGCTGATGGTTCTTTTAAGACCCAACTCACCAATGATGAATACTCCAATTGGTTTCCCCATCCTTCTCCGGATGGCAAACATTTGGTTTTTATTTCATATCTCAAAGACCAGGGCTATGCCCATCCCCCTATGAAAGATGTCATGCTCCGGCTCATGGATTTAGAAACGGGAGAGTTAGAAGTTCTCTGCTCCTTCACCGGTGGTCAGGGCACAATCAATGTTCCTTCCTGGGCACCGGATGGAAAACGCTTTGCCTTTGTCAGTTACGAATTTTAG